One window from the genome of Paraneptunicella aestuarii encodes:
- a CDS encoding glycoside hydrolase family 108 protein, which translates to MAEFTPSFDEMIQKEGGYKLTNITDDTGGRTYAGISQRYHPNWVGWSLVEADPDNAQLPSLVSDFYKKEFWNKVRGDDIQSQKVASCIFDFAVNAGIPTASRLAQKVIGADADGIIGSKTLQKLNTFDDALFIAEYTLQKIARYAQICNKNSEQKKFLLGWINRALEGVDGISVR; encoded by the coding sequence ATGGCTGAATTCACACCATCCTTTGATGAAATGATTCAAAAAGAAGGGGGTTACAAGTTGACCAATATTACTGATGATACTGGCGGTAGAACCTATGCTGGTATTTCTCAGCGATACCATCCGAACTGGGTTGGTTGGTCGTTAGTGGAGGCTGATCCGGATAATGCCCAGTTGCCTTCATTGGTTAGTGACTTCTATAAAAAAGAGTTCTGGAACAAGGTGAGAGGGGATGATATTCAATCGCAAAAAGTCGCCAGTTGTATTTTTGATTTTGCGGTGAATGCCGGCATTCCAACCGCATCGCGCCTGGCTCAAAAAGTGATTGGCGCGGATGCTGATGGCATTATTGGTAGCAAAACCCTGCAAAAGCTGAATACCTTTGACGATGCTTTATTCATTGCTGAATATACCTTGCAAAAAATTGCTCGCTACGCACAAATCTGCAACAAGAATAGCGAGCAGAAGAAATTCCTGTTAGGTTGGATAAACCGTGCTTTGGAAGGTGTTGATGGTATTTCTGTTCGTTAG